A window of Nitrosopumilus sp. b3 contains these coding sequences:
- a CDS encoding GNAT family N-acetyltransferase — protein MSEPIIRELRKEDLWNGFLNSLDSLKLASNIEKSKADGIFEKINSNPDHIIAVAEIDGKIVGSITLLIEQKFIHDGGLVGHIEDVVVSKEHQGQKIGEKIMKYLIEISKKRGCYKTILDCNDDVKPFYEKLGFKKVANELRLDNI, from the coding sequence ATGAGTGAACCAATCATCAGAGAATTAAGAAAAGAAGACCTCTGGAATGGATTTTTAAATTCATTGGATTCATTAAAACTTGCAAGTAATATTGAAAAATCAAAAGCTGATGGTATTTTTGAAAAAATAAATTCCAATCCTGATCACATCATAGCAGTTGCAGAAATAGATGGAAAGATTGTAGGTTCAATAACTCTGCTAATAGAGCAAAAATTCATTCATGATGGAGGTTTGGTTGGGCATATTGAAGATGTAGTAGTTAGCAAAGAACATCAGGGTCAAAAAATAGGAGAGAAGATAATGAAATATCTTATTGAAATTTCGAAAAAACGAGGCTGTTACAAGACAATCCTAGACTGTAATGATGATGTAAAACCATTTTATGAAAAACTTGGTTTCAAGAAAGTTGCAAATGAATTAAGACTAGATAATATTTAG
- a CDS encoding nucleotidyltransferase family protein translates to MKAVILAGGLGTRLQPYTTFLPKPMLPLGEKPILEHLIEWTRKNGVKSIVLCVSYLRKTIEDYFEDGKRLGVNIEYAVSDKPLATAGQLKTAEEFIDDTFVCIYGDSIFNFSLRNMIKQHNQKKAFVTMSLNEYKTNLPYGVIETLKNGRVSSWNEKPEIKANVNMGCYVMEPEILKYIPKNKPFGMDDVIKKAMSRKKLVSSFLTKNGFTDIGNKASYKKAYQEYIQKLGKI, encoded by the coding sequence GTGAAAGCAGTAATTCTTGCCGGAGGTTTAGGCACAAGGCTACAGCCATACACCACATTTCTTCCAAAACCTATGTTGCCACTGGGGGAGAAACCAATTTTAGAGCATCTAATTGAATGGACAAGAAAAAACGGAGTGAAATCAATTGTACTGTGTGTTAGTTATCTAAGAAAAACAATTGAAGATTATTTTGAAGATGGAAAAAGATTGGGAGTGAATATAGAGTATGCAGTTTCAGATAAACCGCTTGCAACTGCAGGACAGCTAAAAACTGCTGAGGAATTCATCGATGATACTTTTGTTTGCATATACGGAGATTCAATTTTTAATTTTAGTCTGAGAAATATGATAAAACAGCACAATCAAAAGAAGGCATTTGTTACCATGAGTCTAAATGAGTACAAAACTAATTTGCCATATGGGGTAATCGAGACATTAAAGAATGGAAGGGTATCAAGTTGGAATGAAAAACCAGAGATAAAAGCAAATGTAAACATGGGATGCTATGTTATGGAACCTGAAATTTTAAAATACATTCCAAAAAACAAACCTTTCGGAATGGACGATGTTATTAAAAAAGCCATGAGTAGGAAAAAACTAGTCAGTAGTTTTCTTACAAAGAATGGATTTACAGATATTGGGAATAAGGCATCCTACAAAAAAGCATATCAAGAATACATCCAAAAATTAGGTAAGATCTGA
- the thiD gene encoding bifunctional hydroxymethylpyrimidine kinase/phosphomethylpyrimidine kinase, with product MNLLSIGGSDPSSGAGIQSDVKTFSAFNVHGLTVITAITSQNTSNFGTTEPVSQKILKDQIESIIADFKIDGIKIGMVYSSQIIKSLHNKLRKLKIPIVVDPVIKSTTGGMLIEKSAISDFQKYIIPLATVITPNKYEAEILSKIKITSKKLIPKVAKKIQKMGAKNVVITGVHTSDKKILDFVLEKNKEYYISGEKINKINHGSGCNYSAAIIFALAKNKKIEESLRFAQQFTQNSIKNARKVGGGIAITEIQDPIHRDLSKAIEKFIQIKNIYKSIPECQINYVYSKQKPKSIKDILGISGRIVKSGNSATVAGELSYGGSKHVATALLIMNKKYPKICSAINIKYQDSTISKIKKSELIVSSYDRREEPKNVKIKGSTIEWGIKQAVKNTTRVPDVIYHKGDFGKEPMIIVFGETPDMILKKITKII from the coding sequence ATGAATTTACTTTCAATTGGCGGTTCTGACCCCTCATCAGGTGCAGGAATTCAAAGTGATGTCAAAACTTTTTCAGCATTTAATGTTCATGGGCTTACAGTGATTACTGCCATCACAAGTCAAAATACATCAAATTTTGGCACTACAGAACCAGTATCACAAAAAATTCTAAAGGATCAAATTGAATCTATAATAGCAGATTTTAAAATTGATGGGATAAAAATTGGGATGGTGTATAGTTCCCAGATTATTAAAAGTCTACATAACAAATTAAGAAAATTGAAAATTCCAATTGTTGTTGATCCAGTAATTAAATCAACTACGGGTGGAATGCTAATAGAGAAATCAGCAATTTCAGATTTTCAAAAATACATCATTCCCCTTGCTACAGTAATCACTCCAAACAAGTATGAGGCAGAAATATTATCAAAGATCAAAATAACTTCAAAAAAATTAATTCCAAAGGTTGCAAAAAAAATTCAAAAAATGGGAGCCAAAAATGTTGTCATTACTGGAGTACATACAAGTGATAAAAAAATATTAGATTTTGTTTTGGAAAAAAATAAAGAATATTACATTTCAGGGGAGAAAATTAATAAAATTAATCATGGTAGTGGTTGTAATTATTCAGCGGCCATAATTTTTGCTCTAGCAAAAAATAAAAAAATAGAAGAATCATTAAGATTTGCCCAACAATTTACTCAGAACTCAATTAAAAATGCAAGAAAAGTAGGTGGAGGCATAGCAATCACTGAAATTCAAGATCCCATTCATAGGGATTTATCAAAAGCCATAGAGAAATTTATTCAAATCAAAAATATTTACAAAAGTATTCCTGAATGTCAAATAAATTATGTATACTCCAAGCAAAAACCAAAATCAATAAAAGATATCCTAGGAATTTCTGGAAGAATAGTAAAATCAGGAAATTCAGCTACAGTGGCAGGGGAGTTATCCTATGGAGGATCAAAGCATGTTGCAACTGCATTACTAATAATGAATAAAAAATATCCAAAGATCTGTTCTGCAATAAACATAAAATATCAAGATAGTACAATTTCAAAAATTAAAAAATCAGAACTAATAGTTTCAAGTTATGATAGAAGAGAAGAGCCAAAAAATGTGAAGATTAAAGGGTCTACAATTGAGTGGGGAATTAAACAAGCTGTCAAAAATACAACAAGAGTACCAGATGTAATTTATCACAAAGGAGATTTCGGGAAAGAGCCAATGATCATAGTATTTGGTGAAACACCAGATATGATTTTAAAAAAAATTACAAAGATTATTTGA
- the thiC gene encoding phosphomethylpyrimidine synthase ThiC yields MATQMTSARRGVATDEMKQVAKDEDVSLEWLIPKIARGSIIIPSNNVRPQKIHNVGIGKGLKTKVNVNIGTSTLNVNLDEEIEKAKVAVKYHADTMMDLSDGGDVKMIRQTLMDSAPITFGTVPIYEAYNYGVEVHKNPLNLTEDDYLNAFENNAKDGVDYTTIHCGITKDIAKRILKVQRYGGVVSKGGTITAAWMLKHDKENPYLTHYDYLIEIAKKYDVTFSLGDALRPGSILDSHDELQVQEMINISQLTKRAHEQDIQVMVEGPGHVPLNEVAANVRLAKSLIGDVPYYVLGPLVTDIASGHDHIASAIGAAVSASEGVDLLCYLTPSEHLALPNADEVKAGLIAYRIAAHAGDLVKIRDKVIKWDMEMTEARRTLDWEKQLALSIDPEEAAKIHSRTGQHPGNNVPCTMCGGACVYMMLPQQKKYEKENDNLQQIE; encoded by the coding sequence ATGGCAACACAGATGACTTCTGCTAGACGGGGTGTCGCAACCGATGAAATGAAACAAGTTGCAAAAGATGAAGATGTATCATTAGAATGGCTTATCCCAAAAATTGCTCGTGGCTCGATAATAATACCAAGTAACAATGTACGACCACAAAAAATTCACAATGTGGGAATAGGCAAGGGTCTTAAAACTAAAGTAAATGTAAACATTGGAACCTCCACTCTAAATGTCAACCTAGATGAAGAAATTGAAAAAGCAAAAGTTGCAGTAAAATATCATGCTGACACCATGATGGATCTTAGTGATGGTGGTGATGTTAAAATGATACGACAAACACTAATGGATTCTGCACCCATTACTTTTGGAACAGTTCCAATTTATGAGGCTTATAATTATGGTGTCGAAGTTCACAAAAACCCTTTGAATTTAACAGAAGACGATTACCTAAATGCATTTGAGAATAATGCAAAAGATGGAGTTGATTACACTACAATTCATTGTGGAATTACAAAAGATATTGCAAAAAGAATTCTCAAGGTTCAGAGATATGGTGGTGTTGTAAGTAAGGGTGGCACAATTACCGCTGCATGGATGTTAAAACATGATAAAGAAAATCCCTATTTGACTCACTATGATTATTTGATTGAGATTGCAAAAAAATATGATGTAACATTTAGCCTCGGTGATGCCCTTAGGCCAGGCTCAATCTTGGATTCTCATGATGAATTACAAGTTCAAGAGATGATCAATATCTCTCAATTAACTAAACGTGCCCATGAACAAGACATACAAGTTATGGTGGAAGGCCCTGGTCACGTTCCATTAAATGAGGTTGCAGCTAATGTACGATTGGCAAAATCCCTAATCGGTGATGTGCCATATTATGTTCTTGGTCCCTTAGTAACTGATATTGCATCTGGTCATGATCATATTGCAAGTGCTATAGGAGCTGCAGTTTCAGCAAGCGAAGGAGTGGATCTTTTATGTTATCTTACTCCTTCTGAACATTTGGCATTACCAAATGCTGATGAGGTAAAAGCAGGATTGATTGCATACAGAATTGCAGCTCATGCAGGTGATCTTGTGAAAATTCGTGACAAAGTTATCAAATGGGATATGGAAATGACTGAAGCAAGACGTACTTTGGACTGGGAAAAACAACTTGCGTTATCAATAGATCCAGAGGAAGCAGCTAAAATTCACAGTAGAACAGGACAACATCCTGGAAATAATGTTCCTTGTACTATGTGTGGTGGTGCTTGTGTTTACATGATGTTGCCACAACAAAAAAAATACGAAAAAGAAAACGATAACTTACAACAAATTGAATAA
- a CDS encoding NUDIX domain-containing protein produces MRSTKIVTSFIRNNDKLLLLKRSDKVKSMKGLWAGVSGIIENNEEPLKRAKIEIFEEVGIAEDKIKLVKSAEGMKVHSPQYENHEWEIYPFLFEAENPTVKLNWENSQYEWINIEELEKYETVPSLQKVLFNLL; encoded by the coding sequence ATGCGTTCAACAAAAATTGTCACGTCGTTTATTAGAAATAATGACAAATTATTGCTTTTAAAAAGAAGTGATAAAGTAAAATCAATGAAAGGGCTCTGGGCAGGAGTTAGTGGAATCATAGAAAATAATGAAGAGCCATTAAAAAGAGCAAAGATAGAAATTTTTGAAGAAGTTGGAATTGCAGAAGATAAAATAAAACTTGTAAAATCAGCAGAGGGAATGAAAGTTCATTCCCCGCAATATGAAAATCATGAATGGGAGATATACCCATTTTTGTTTGAGGCAGAAAATCCAACAGTCAAACTAAACTGGGAAAATTCTCAGTATGAATGGATAAACATAGAAGAATTAGAAAAGTATGAAACAGTCCCTAGTCTTCAAAAAGTATTATTCAATTTGTTGTAA
- a CDS encoding prephenate dehydrogenase/arogenate dehydrogenase family protein yields MKKITVVGAGGQMGQWFAKYFAERGFEVTGYDSENKIAGKNIISSDSLVGSILKADYVVLCTPTRRTPEIIRLIAKEMKRGTYLIEISSEKSKVVSSLSKMPDKINPICIHPMFGPGTKTIKGQNIISVPIKDAKKELTVTKTLFEGANFVTIDAAEHDKKIAVILGLTHLMNLVFANIISKDEKMNLTEKMSGTTFRVQKTLAESIMTESPELIETIIANPEIRRVAEELWKDIGRLLTAVQESKTEEVITYIKECQERLAKHTDVAESYKRMTKMVKAVEK; encoded by the coding sequence ATGAAGAAGATTACAGTAGTCGGTGCTGGAGGTCAAATGGGGCAATGGTTTGCCAAATATTTTGCAGAGAGAGGTTTTGAAGTAACAGGATATGATTCAGAAAATAAAATTGCAGGGAAAAATATTATTTCATCAGATTCTCTAGTAGGTTCAATTCTAAAGGCAGATTATGTAGTATTATGCACACCAACAAGAAGAACACCAGAAATTATTAGACTAATAGCAAAAGAGATGAAGAGGGGAACCTATCTCATAGAAATATCATCTGAAAAATCCAAAGTAGTTTCATCATTATCAAAAATGCCAGATAAAATTAATCCAATATGCATTCATCCAATGTTTGGTCCTGGAACAAAAACTATCAAAGGTCAAAACATAATTTCAGTCCCAATTAAAGATGCTAAAAAAGAACTTACAGTTACAAAAACACTATTTGAAGGTGCAAACTTTGTAACAATTGATGCTGCAGAACATGATAAAAAAATTGCAGTTATTTTAGGACTAACCCATTTGATGAACTTAGTTTTTGCAAACATTATTTCAAAAGATGAAAAAATGAATCTCACAGAAAAAATGTCTGGCACCACATTTAGAGTTCAAAAAACACTAGCAGAAAGTATCATGACAGAATCCCCAGAATTGATTGAAACAATTATTGCTAATCCAGAAATCAGAAGAGTTGCAGAAGAGCTTTGGAAGGACATTGGCAGGTTACTTACTGCAGTACAAGAGTCAAAGACTGAAGAGGTAATCACATACATCAAAGAATGTCAAGAGAGACTAGCCAAGCACACTGATGTTGCTGAATCATACAAAAGAATGACAAAAATGGTAAAAGCAGTTGAAAAATAG